Proteins from a single region of Nitrospirae bacterium CG2_30_53_67:
- a CDS encoding cobalamin biosynthesis protein CobD, with the protein MTPLALIAACFLDLIFGDPEGFPHPVVLMGRLIAGLEGFARSITHSSQGRRLAGIMITLFLVFLCYGLSLLLIHGAAGIHPVLGWGVAVFLAYTTLSARSLHQEADRVKRCLEQGRIEEARRFLSGIVGRETQDLTEQEIIRAAVETVSENTSDGVIAPLFYLLIGGPPAAMAYKAVSTLDSMLGYKHEHFRDLGWFPARFDDFANFIPARITGLLMVLGSLFLNLSAPGALRIMRRDGRKHDSPNAGIPEAAAAGALGVQLGGTNVYMGAARPKLHLGDPKRPLHVKCIREAVSLMYASSLLMIAFSVFIRFLLSH; encoded by the coding sequence ATGACGCCTTTGGCTCTGATTGCTGCCTGCTTCCTGGACCTGATCTTCGGCGATCCAGAGGGGTTCCCGCACCCCGTGGTCCTGATGGGGAGGCTCATCGCCGGACTGGAAGGTTTTGCACGAAGCATTACGCATTCATCGCAAGGGAGACGCCTGGCCGGTATCATGATCACACTGTTTCTGGTTTTTCTGTGTTACGGGCTGAGCCTCCTGCTGATACACGGGGCCGCCGGGATTCACCCTGTTCTGGGATGGGGAGTTGCCGTATTTCTGGCCTACACCACTCTGTCTGCAAGAAGCCTGCACCAGGAGGCAGACAGGGTCAAAAGATGTCTGGAACAAGGCCGCATAGAGGAGGCCCGCAGGTTCCTCTCCGGGATCGTAGGGAGAGAGACGCAGGATCTTACGGAGCAGGAGATCATCCGCGCTGCGGTCGAGACTGTGAGCGAGAACACCTCGGATGGGGTCATCGCCCCTCTTTTTTATCTGCTCATCGGAGGGCCGCCCGCGGCCATGGCCTACAAGGCCGTCAGCACGCTGGATTCCATGCTGGGATACAAGCACGAACATTTCCGGGATCTCGGGTGGTTTCCAGCTCGGTTTGATGACTTTGCGAACTTTATTCCAGCCAGGATCACGGGCCTGCTCATGGTACTGGGCTCCCTTTTCTTGAATCTCTCGGCGCCGGGGGCTTTGCGGATCATGCGGCGGGATGGGAGAAAACACGACAGCCCCAATGCGGGGATTCCCGAGGCGGCTGCAGCCGGTGCGCTGGGCGTGCAGCTCGGCGGTACGAATGTCTACATGGGGGCGGCGAGGCCGAAGCTTCATCTCGGCGACCCCAAAAGGCCACTCCACGTGAAGTGTATCCGGGAGGCCGTCTCCCTGATGTATGCGAGCTCTTTGTTAATGATCGCTTTCTCGGTTTTCATCCGGTTCCTTCTTTCTCACTAA
- a CDS encoding threonine-phosphate decarboxylase — MQQKHGGNLREISRRYGVPEKEILDFSSNINPLGTPKTAIKAVLQEMDRLVQYPETDAMTLRETLSSRDRIPPENILAGNGSTEFIYLIPRVLRPKRALIPMPSYSDYESALSLAGSAVVHFPLRKEEAFALDTDRFIQQMQKDVDLVLICNPNNPTGGLVPCGEMKKILSASGDSKVTLVIDEAFMDFVLGESFRFRVTEYENLLVLRSLTKFYGIPGLRSGALYGSEPLMERIRIHQEPWTVNRLSQAAAIAALSDEAYRQAAVALVREQRDYLIHELGGIPGVRVFPSQANFLLIETSPPLPEPERLFESLLRSGILVRNCASFPGLGPVFFRVAVRMHEENLLLIQAMKKAVRKLA; from the coding sequence ATGCAGCAAAAACACGGGGGAAATCTCAGAGAGATATCGAGGCGGTACGGTGTCCCGGAGAAGGAGATCCTCGATTTTTCATCGAATATCAATCCCCTGGGTACGCCCAAAACAGCGATCAAGGCCGTCCTGCAGGAGATGGACCGGCTGGTGCAATACCCGGAAACCGATGCGATGACCCTGAGGGAGACTCTATCTTCAAGGGACCGCATCCCGCCTGAGAATATCCTTGCGGGGAACGGGAGCACCGAATTCATCTATCTGATCCCAAGGGTGCTCCGCCCCAAGAGGGCGCTGATCCCCATGCCCTCCTATTCGGACTATGAGAGTGCCCTTTCCTTGGCCGGGTCTGCCGTGGTTCATTTTCCCCTCCGCAAGGAAGAGGCGTTCGCCCTCGATACGGACCGGTTCATCCAGCAGATGCAGAAGGATGTGGACCTGGTCCTGATCTGCAATCCCAACAACCCTACCGGCGGCTTGGTTCCTTGCGGTGAGATGAAAAAGATCCTTTCCGCGTCCGGAGACTCAAAGGTCACCCTTGTGATTGACGAGGCGTTCATGGACTTTGTCCTGGGCGAGTCGTTCCGGTTCCGGGTGACTGAATACGAGAATCTCCTGGTCCTCCGTTCGTTGACCAAGTTTTATGGGATACCGGGTCTCAGATCGGGCGCCTTGTACGGTTCTGAACCTCTCATGGAGAGGATCAGGATCCACCAGGAACCTTGGACGGTCAATCGCCTCTCCCAGGCGGCCGCAATCGCCGCACTCAGCGATGAAGCGTACCGCCAGGCTGCGGTCGCCCTGGTCCGCGAGCAAAGGGATTATCTGATTCATGAACTGGGCGGCATCCCCGGTGTCCGGGTCTTCCCTTCACAAGCAAACTTTCTGCTCATTGAGACCTCCCCTCCCCTCCCCGAACCGGAACGTCTCTTTGAGTCCCTGCTCCGGTCCGGGATCCTGGTGCGCAACTGCGCCTCATTCCCAGGCCTCGGTCCCGTTTTTTTCCGCGTGGCCGTACGGATGCACGAGGAAAACCTCCTCCTGATCCAGGCCATGAAAAAGGCGGTGCGTAAGCTGGCATGA
- a CDS encoding nucleotide pyrophosphohydrolase has translation MKDLAQKIQQFVEERDWDRFHSPKNLAMALSVEAAEVVEHFQWLTEAESMELPDEKRAEIRDELGDVLIYLVQLSRKLGIDLVDAAHRKVDKNALKYPKERVRGKALKYSEYKESFPDRHER, from the coding sequence ATGAAAGATCTGGCGCAGAAAATCCAGCAGTTTGTCGAGGAGAGAGACTGGGATCGTTTCCATTCTCCCAAGAATCTTGCCATGGCCCTGTCGGTTGAGGCTGCTGAGGTTGTAGAACATTTCCAGTGGCTCACTGAGGCTGAGAGTATGGAACTCCCCGATGAGAAGCGAGCCGAGATCCGGGATGAATTAGGGGATGTTTTGATCTATCTCGTTCAACTTTCGAGGAAACTCGGCATTGATCTGGTAGATGCCGCCCATCGGAAGGTGGACAAGAATGCCCTGAAATATCCCAAGGAACGTGTCCGGGGGAAAGCGCTGAAATATTCGGAATACAAGGAGAGTTTTCCGGACCGGCATGAGAGGTGA